From Schizosaccharomyces pombe strain 972h- genome assembly, chromosome: II, the proteins below share one genomic window:
- the orc1 gene encoding origin recognition complex subunit Orc1, which produces MPRRKSLRSQLLINGIDKSLLSDDSADSSDIDEEEVYGVWTEEPFQKEAGRSYYRSLKKNDVIYRVGDDITVHDGDSSFYLGVICKLYEKAIDKHSGKKYVEAIWYSRAYAKRMEIKPEYLLPDRHINEVYVSCGRDENLTSCIIEHCNVYSEAEFFSKFPAGIPTKRKDLFPCNFFIRRGVHLKVNKYTEPLDWSYYAHNLERIEDLLVEMEENLRPTKKKSGSRGRGRPRKYPLPNVESKESSSKVNSKDENFDLQDDSESSEDNLTIQPQTPRRRHKRSRHNSSNLASTPKRNGYKQPLQITPLPIRMLSLEEFQGSPHRKARAMLHVASVPSTLQCRDNEFSTIFSNLESAIEEETGACLYISGTPGTGKTATVHEVIWNLQELSREGQLPEFSFCEINGMRVTSANQAYSILWESLTGERVTPIHAMDLLDNRFTHASPNRSSCVVLMDELDQLVTHNQKVLYNFFNWPSLPHSRLIVVAVANTMDLPERILSNRISSRLGLSRVPFEPYTHTQLEIIIAARLEAVRDDDVFSSDAIRFAARKVAAVSGDARRALDICRRASELAENKNGKVTPGLIHQAISEMTASPLQKVLRNLSFMQKVFLCAIVNRMRRSGFAESYVYEVLEEAERLLRVMTTPDAEAKFGELILRRPEFGYVLSSLSENGVLYLENKSSRNARVRLAIADDEIKLAFRGDSELAGIA; this is translated from the exons ATGCCTAGAAGAAAGTCATTGAGGAGTCAACTATTAATTAACGGCATTGATAAAAGTCTGCTATCTGATGACAGCGCTGACAGTTCTGATATTGACGAAGAGGAAGTTTACGGTGTTTGGACTGAAGAGCCCTTTCAAAAAGAGGCTGGACGTTCTTATTACAGatctttaaagaaaaacgaTGTAATATATCGCGTTGGAGATGATATTACTGTACATGATGGAGACTCAAGCTTTTATCTGGGGGtaatttgtaaattgtACGAAAAAGCAATTGATAAGCATTCTGGAAAGAAATATGTTGAAGCAATTTGGTATAGTCGAGCTTATGCTAAGAGAATGGAAATTAAACCTGAATATTTGTTGCCAGACCGGCATATAAATGAGGTGTACGTTTCTTGTGGCCGGGATGAAAACCTGACTTCATGTATAATAGAGCATTGTAATGTCTACTCTGAAGCAgagtttttttcaaaatttcccGCTGGAATTCCTACAAAACGAAAAGATTTGTTTCCTTGTAACTTCTTTATCCGACGCGGTGTACACTTGAAAGTGAACAAATACACAGAACCTCTCGATTGGTCTTATTATGCTCATAATCTTGAAAGGATAGAAGATCTTTTGGTTGAGatggaagaaaatttgcGACCaactaaaaagaaatctgGTTCTAGAGGTCGTGGTCGCCCTCGTAAATATCCTTTACCAAATGTCGAAAGCAAAGAAAGCAGTTCCAAAGTTAACTCTAAggatgaaaattttgatttacaAGATGATAGTGAATCTTCAGAAGATAATTTGACTATACAACCTCAGACACCAAGGCGCCGTCATAAAAGATCAAGACAcaattcatcaaatttGGCTTCTActccaaaaagaaa TGGCTACAAACAACCATTACAAATTACTCCGCTACCTATTCGTATGCTGTCCCTTGAGGAGTTTCAGGGTTCTCCTCATAGAAAAGCTAGGGCTATGCTTCATGTTGCTTCAGTTCCAAGCACATTACAATGTCGCGATAACGAATTTTCTACCATATTTTCGAACTTAGAAAGTGCCATTGAAGAAGAGACAGGGGCTTGTCTCTATATATCTGGTACGCCGGGAACAGGAAAAACTGCTACTGTTCACGAAGTAATTTGGAATCTTCAGGAATTATCTCGAGAAGGACAACTTCCTGAATTTTCATTCTGCGAAATTAATGGAATGCGTGTAACCAGTGCAAACCAGGCATATTCTATTCTCTGGGAATCTTTGACGGGTGAAAGAGTTACTCCAATCCATGCAATGGACCTTCTTGATAACCGATTTACTCATGCTTCTCCAAACCGCAGTAGTTGTGTTGTTCTTATGGATGAGCTCGATCAACTAGTCACCCATaatcaaaaagttttatacaattttttcaattggCCGTCTCTACCACATTCACGGTTAATCGTTGTTGCAGTTGCTAATACGATGGACTTACCTGAACGTATTTTATCAAATCGCATTTCATCACGTTTAGGTTTGTCCAGAGTTCCGTTTGAGCCTTATACGCATACTCAGCTAGAAATAATAATCGCTGCCCGTTTGGAGGCTGTTCGGGATGACgatgttttttcttcagaTGCAATTCGGTTTGCAGCTCGAAAAGTAGCTGCGGTTAGCGGTGATGCTAGAAGAGCCCTTGATATATGTCGTCGTGCGTCAGAGCTTgctgaaaacaaaaacggCAAAGTTACACCTGGATTAATTCATCAAGCAATTTCCGAAATGACAGCTTCACCGCTTCAAAAAGTATTACGAAATCTCTCATTCATGCAGAAAGTATTTTTATGTGCTATAGTCAATCGTATGCGCCGGTCTGGATTTGCAGAGTCGTATGTTTATGAAGTACTTGAAGAAGCTGAACGGTTGTTGCGAGTCATGACTACTCCTGATGCTGAAGCAAAATTTGGCGAGTTAATATTGAGAAGACCAGAGTTTGGATATGTTTTATCAAGTCTAAGCGAGAATGGTGTTCTCTAccttgaaaataaaagtagtAGGAATGCAAGAGTACGGCTAGCAATTGCAGATGATGAGATTAAATTGGCATTTCGTGGAGATTCGGAACTTGCTGGGATAGCATAA
- the lam1 gene encoding Ragulator-Rag complex subunit Lam1 (Ragulator complex subunit, human LAMTOR1 ortholog), with translation MGNCCSFLFNNSDDIDEQTPLLNNDGIQRTPPSAEADMSLRKREEEEEWESKVYDVAKNKFIDVFSLRLRTEAPQRDPRDNIYEEVLDQIDSLNLDPKYDVAKPTEQETEFIIRKLGVLIDDINNIKLSDKEIKGKMVINLSKVQPNITGSPS, from the exons ATGGGGAATTgttgttcttttttatttaataactCCGATGAT ATTGATGAACAAACAccattattaaataatgatgG AATTCAAAGGACTCCTCCTTCTGCCGAAGCAGACATGAGTTTACGAAAACgtgaagaagaggaagaatGGGAGTCTAAGGTTTACGATGTCGCAAA aaataaattcattgaCGTCTTTTCTTTACGATTGAGAACCGAAGCACCTCAGCGAGACCCTCGGGACAACATTTATGA GGAGGTATTAGATCAAATCGACTCATTGAATTTAGATCCAAAATACGATGTTGCTAAACCTACCGAGCAGGAAACCGAGTTTATAATAAGGAAACTAGGTGTTTTGATTGATGATATTAACAACATTAAGCTGAGTgataaagaaatcaaagGAAAGATGGTAATCAATTTATCTAAAGTCCAACCGAATATTACTGGAAGTCCTTCATAA
- the cyb502 gene encoding cytochrome b5: MSVKYFEPEEIVEHNNSKDMYMVINGKVYDVSNFADDHPGGLDIMLDYAGQDATKAYQDIGHSIAADELLEEMYIGDLKPGTEERLKELKKPRSFDNDTPPLPLLIALIVLPAIAVIVFVKLNK; this comes from the exons ATGTCGGTGAAATACTTTGAACCTGAGGAGATTGTGGAGCACAATAATTCCAAAGACATGTACATGGTCATTAATGGAAAAGTTTACGACGTTAGTAACTTTGCTGATGATCATCCTGGAGGCTTAGATATAATGTTGGACTATGCAG GCCAGGACGCCACTAAGGCCTATCAGGACATTGGACACTCTATTGCTGCAGATGAGTTACTAGAAGAGATGTATATTGGTGATTTAAAACCCGGAACTGAGGAGAGACTCAAAGAATTAAAGAAACCTCGTTCATTTGATAATGATACGCCTCC ATTGCCTCTATTAATCGCATTAATTGTCCTGCCAGCCATAGCAGTAATTGTGTTTGTTAAGCTTAACAAATAA
- a CDS encoding Ca(2+) binding protein: protein MINKKLLFLVFALAKGVLADEEDEYEEDYNMNPELENPGMFKHVDWRDFRLEFVILACFFLYVFSFITQKKKNQKIASRWYGSLQSSFRQQFAQYGPGPNSSPIIYDSPTEFSSYLTGRLNVKNVYTTLQLFPRQDLLAYSLNQIVEILLGNVMSSVLPVADRFQFDLTLADQNLKAERFVFAIVHKDCMRILREIRYDLSFTRISSSPYLPETHVLMSENNECSQAIFEIPEFMSSINECIENLEYFIVTDQPSVPPATEKDYVTKPRIEASIRIKKITSLSGLSNATGSALFNSLLLVADSCPKFQWRPEVSKKLTSARKLAFEQVVHASAAKAAKKKVKSSGDISKLSESDQKKRMERERQRKMRRRAKKM, encoded by the coding sequence atgattaataaaaagcttttgttTCTAGTTTTTGCACTAGCTAAAGGAGTACTGGCTGATGAGGAAGATGAATACGAAGAGGATTACAATATGAATCCCGAGTTGGAGAATCCAGGAATGTTCAAGCATGTCGATTGGAGAGATTTCCGTCTTGAATTTGTTATTCTTGCttgttttttcctttatgttttttcttttatcacgcaaaagaagaaaaaccaaaaaatcgCTTCTCGCTGGTATGGTTCCTTACAGTCTAGCTTTCGCCAACAGTTTGCACAATATGGACCAGGTCCTAACAGTTCTCCAATCATTTATGACTCTCCTACCGAGTTTAGCTCCTATCTTACTGGACGTCTCAACGTGAAGAATGTGTATACAACACTTCAGCTTTTTCCTCGTCAAGATTTGTTAGCCTACTCTCTTAATCAAATCGTTGAAATCCTCCTGGGAAACGTTATGTCTTCTGTTTTACCTGTTGCTGACCGTTTTCAATTCGATTTAACTCTTGCAGACCAGAACTTGAAGGCTGAGCGTTTTGTTTTCGCCATTGTTCATAAAGACTGTATGCGCATTCTTCGTGAAATACGTTACGACTTAAGCTTTACCCGCATTTCTTCCTCTCCTTACTTACCGGAAACTCATGTTTTAATGTCTGAGAACAATGAGTGTAGTCAAGCTATTTTCGAAATTCCCGAGTTTATGTCTTCAATTAACGAGTGTATTGAAAACCTTGAGTATTTCATCGTTACTGATCAACCTTCAGTCCCTCCTGCTACCGAAAAGGATTATGTTACGAAGCCTCGTATCGAAGCTTCAAtcagaattaaaaaaatcacatCCCTTTCTGGTTTGAGCAATGCTACGGGAAGTGCATTGTTTAATTCCTTGTTGCTGGTAGCTGATAGTTGTCCAAAATTCCAATGGCGACCAGAAGTTTCGAAGAAACTTACCTCTGCCCGTAAACTCGCCTTTGAGCAAGTTGTTCATGCTTCAGCCGCTAAGGCCGCcaagaaaaaagttaaatCCTCTGGCGATATTTCTAAGCTTTCTGAGTCTGATCAAAAAAAGCGCATGGAGAGGGAACGTCAACGCAAAATGAGAAGACGCGCAAAGAAGATGTAA
- the ckb2 gene encoding CK2 family regulatory subunit protein yields the protein MSRKNLIKLNHDPTVTYSTKDDADELFDDLSSSPLHENVSWISWFCSRPGREYFVEVKEDFIEDLFNLTGLNLAVPFYNEALDLILDRTAPDTLENFDMDVIETSAQILYGLIHQRYIITRTGLHQMAEKYSMGIFGCCPRVNCCYTHVLPAGLSDIVGKMPVMLFCPNCLDLYAPSSSRYKNIDGSFFGATFPHLFFESYPELNPKRSIPCGKIYQPRIYGFKVSELSKTGPRMQWLRMYLEDSGSDSESESD from the coding sequence ATGTCGCGAAAAAACCTCATAAAACTTAATCATGATCCTACTGTCACTTACAGTACCAAAGATGATGCTGATGAATTATTTGATGATCTCTCTTCTTCTCCTCTTCATGAAAATGTTAGTTGGATATCTTGGTTCTGCTCAAGACCAGGTCGTGAATACTTTGTCGAGGTGAAGGAAGATTTTATCGAAgatcttttcaatttaacCGGTCTTAATTTGGCTGTCCCTTTCTATAATGAGGCTTTGGACCTAATTCTCGATCGGACAGCTCCTGACACATTGGAGAATTTTGATATGGACGTAATTGAAACGAGTGCTCAAATATTGTATGGTTTGATCCATCAACGTTATATTATTACCCGGACAGGATTACATCAAATGGCGGAAAAATACAGCATGGGTATTTTTGGTTGCTGTCCTCGTGTAAATTGCTGCTATACTCATGTTTTGCCTGCAGGACTTTCTGATATAGTTGGAAAAATGCCTGTAATGTTATTTTGCCCTAATTGTCTTGATTTGTACGCTCCTTCTAGTTCTCGATACAAAAACATAGATGGCTCTTTTTTTGGTGCTACTTTTCCTCATctgttttttgaaagctaTCCTGAACTGAATCCTAAGCGCTCAATCCCTTGTGGTAAAATTTATCAGCCTAGAATTTATGGCTTTAAAGTCAGCGAATTAAGTAAAACAGGACCTCGAATGCAATGGCTTCGTATGTACTTGGAAGATAGTGGTAGCGATTCGGAGTCTGAAAGTGATTAA
- the ctu1 gene encoding cytosolic thiouridylase subunit Ctu1 translates to MSNKLCQLCNERRPALVRPKTGQKICKECFYYVFETEIHNVIIENKLFVRGERVGIGASGGKDSTVLAYVMKLLNERYDYGLELYLISVDEGIRGYRDDSLDTVKRNQQQYGLPMKIVSYADLYDGWTMDNVVARIGTKNNCTYCGVFRRQALDRAALSLDIHHLVTGHNADDIAETILMNLLRGDVARLPRSTEITTQSDSSPTKRSKPFKYSYEKEIVLYAHYKKLDYFSTECTYSPEAFRGTARAMIKQLENIRPSSILDIIYSGESMQLASSVQEQLPQQTTCERCGFISSNRICKACMLLEGLNKGITGLGLGSDRKTKKLQSQIPACAE, encoded by the coding sequence ATGTCAAACAAGCTTTGCCAGCTTTGTAACGAGAGACGACCAGCATTAGTTAGGCCTAAAACAGGGCAgaaaatttgtaaagaatGTTTCTACTATGTTTTCGAAACCGAGATTCACAATGTAATcattgaaaacaaattatttgTCCGTGGAGAGCGAGTTGGTATAGGTGCAAGTGGAGGAAAAGACAGCACTGTATTAGCGTACGTGatgaaattgttaaatGAGAGATACGACTATGGTCTCGAGTTGTATTTAATTAGTGTGGATGAAGGAATTCGTGGATATCGGGACGATTCACTTGATACtgttaaaagaaatcagCAGCAATACGGTTTACCTATGAAAATAGTCAGCTATGCTGATCTGTACGATGGATGGACCATGGACAATGTGGTGGCTCGTATTGGAACGAAAAACAATTGCACTTACTGCGGAGTTTTTAGACGTCAGGCTCTGGATAGAGCAGCACTATCCCTCGATATCCATCATTTGGTTACAGGACACAATGCTGATGATATAGCAGAAACAATTTTGATGAACCTTTTGAGAGGAGATGTCGCGCGTCTTCCTCGAAGTACGGAAATTACTACTCAGTCAGACTCTTCTCCAACTAAACGTTCAAAACCATTTAAATACTCATATGAGAAAGAAATTGTCCTTTACGCtcattataaaaaactCGACTATTTCTCTACTGAATGTACCTACTCTCCGGAGGCTTTCCGTGGTACTGCTAGAGCAATGATTAAACAGTTGGAAAATATTCGCCCTAGTTCTATTCTtgatattatttattcCGGTGAGTCGATGCAATTGGCATCTTCTGTGCAGGAGCAACTTCCACAACAGACTACATGTGAGCGTTGCGGGTTTATATCTAGCAATCGAATTTGCAAAGCATGTATGCTACTTGAAGGACTTAATAAAGGGATTACTGGTCTCGGTTTGGGAAGTGATCgtaaaactaaaaaactTCAATCACAAATACCGGCATGTGCCGAGTAA
- the erv41 gene encoding COPII-coated vesicle-associated protein Erv41, translating to MLRSRVPANIRAFDAFPKFSKEYRRQSSSRGGFFTILLSVLIVVLVFSQCVQYIRGIREQELFIYDSVSELMDLNIDITIAMPCSNLRIDVVDRTKDLVLATEALTLEEAFIKDMPTSSTIYKNDRYAGLRWARTEKFRKKNNAEPGSGTACRIYGQLVVNRVNGQLHITAPGWGYGRSNIPFHSLNFTHYIEELSFGEYYPALVNALDGHYGHANDHPFAFQYYLSVLPTSYKSSFRSFETNQYSLTENSVVRQLGFGSLPPGIFIDYDLEPLAVRVVDKHPNVASTLLRILAISGGLITVASWIERVYSSRAHRSTSEADMLGLLGKSETE from the coding sequence ATGCTTCGAAGCAGGGTTCCTGCTAACATTCGGGCCTTCGATGCGTTCCCAAAATTTTCTAAGGAATATAGGAGACAATCATCTTCGAGAGGAGGCTTCTTTACAATCCTACTTAGCGTTCTCATCGTGGTACTTGTCTTCTCGCAATGCGTGCAGTATATCCGCGGAATTCGTGAGCAAGAGTTGTTTATATATGATTCAGTGTCCGAATTAATGGACCTTAATATTGACATTACAATTGCCATGCCTTGTTCAAATTTACGAATAGACGTAGTCGACCGGACAAAGGATTTGGTCTTAGCGACTGAAGCTCTTACTCTCGAAGAAGCCTTTATCAAAGATATGCCTACAAGCTCAACCATATATAAGAATGATCGATATGCTGGCTTACGATGGGCAAGAACTGAAAAGTTcaggaagaaaaataacGCTGAACCTGGAAGTGGTACAGCTTGTCGAATTTACGGCCAATTGGTCGTAAATCGGGTTAATGGACAACTTCATATTACAGCTCCTGGATGGGGTTATGGAAGATCGAATATCCCCTTTCACTCTTTAAACTTCACTCACTATATTGAAGAGCTGTCTTTTGGTGAGTATTATCCTGCGTTAGTAAACGCTCTTGATGGTCACTATGGTCATGCAAATGATCATCCGTTTGCATTTCAATATTACCTTTCGGTTCTGCCAACTAGTTACAAATCTTCCTTCCGCTCATTTGAGACAAATCAATACTCTTTAACTGAAAATTCCGTCGTTCGTCAGCTAGGATTCGGTTCTCTTCCCCCAGGAATATTTATCGATTACGATTTAGAACCTTTAGCAGTTCGTGTTGTTGACAAACACCCGAATGTTGCCAGCACACTCCTTCGTATTTTGGCAATTTCTGGTGGCTTGATAACTGTCGCCAGCTGGATTGAGAGAGTTTACAGTAGTAGAGCTCACCGCTCTACATCTGAGGCTGATATGCTCGGGTTGTTAGGGAAATCTGAAACTGAATGA
- the tkt1 gene encoding transketolase, producing MTSSSYTDIDTLAINTIRTLAVDTTAHAKSGHPGAPMGLAPAAHVLFSRIMKFNPAHPKWLNRDRFILSNGHACVLQYIMCHLLGYKLTIEDLKQFRQVGSKTPGHPETHNPDLNIETGAGPLGQGIASAVGLAIGKAHSAAVYNKPGFDLFSNYTFCFLGDGCLQEGVSSEACSLAGHLKLSNLIAVWDNNKITIDGATSMSFDEDVEKRFEAYGWNIVRVANGDTDLDGIEKGFREAMSCTDKPTLINLKTTIGYGSELQGTHSVHGSPLKPEDCVHVKKLFGFDPTKTFQVPPEVYAYYKERVAIASSAEEEYKKMYASYKQSYPDLSNQLERILSRKFPEGWEKHLPVYKPGDKAVATRKLSEIVLDALCPVLPELVGGSADLTPSNLTRWEGAADFQPPSSKLGTYAGRYIRYGIREHGMAGIMNGLAVYGPIIPYGGTFLNFVSYAAGAVRMAALNNSRVIYVATHDSIGLGEDGPTHQPIETFAHFRAMPNINCWRPADGNETSAAYYSALTSDSTPSILALTRQNLPQLENSTIENALKGGYVMLENKEADITLVGTGSEVSLCIDTVKTLETEYNLKARVVSLPCWEVFEQQPESYRLSVIPDGIPAMSVEVWATNGWRRYVHEAFGMHTFGDSGPAPKLYEKFHFTTSGVAQRAKKTVDAYKDIPYIRSPVRRAF from the coding sequence ATGACTTCTTCCTCATATACTGATATCGATACCCTTGCTATCAACACCATCCGTACGTTGGCTGTTGATACCACCGCACATGCCAAGTCTGGTCATCCCGGTGCCCCCATGGGTTTGGCTCCTGCCGCTCACGTTCTTTTCAGTCGTATCATGAAGTTCAACCCTGCTCACCCCAAGTGGTTGAACCGTGATCGCTTCATTCTCTCTAATGGTCACGCTTGTGTCTTACAGTACATCATGTGCCACTTGCTTGGTTACAAATTGACCATTGAAGACTTGAAGCAATTCCGTCAAGTCGGCAGTAAGACTCCTGGTCATCCCGAAACTCATAACCCTGACCTCAACATTGAGACTGGTGCTGGTCCTTTGGGTCAAGGTATTGCTAGTGCTGTTGGTCTTGCCATTGGCAAAGCTCATTCTGCTGCTGTTTACAACAAGCCTGGTTTTGACCTTTTCTCCAACTACACCTTTTGCTTCTTGGGTGATGGTTGTCTTCAAGAGGGTGTCTCTTCCGAGGCCTGTTCCTTGGCTGGTCACTTGAAGCTTAGCAACTTGATTGCTGTTTGGGATAACAACAAGATTACCATTGACGGTGCTACCTCTATGTCCTTTGATGAAGACGTTGAAAAGCGTTTCGAGGCCTATGGCTGGAACATCGTTCGTGTTGCCAACGGTGATACTGATCTTGATGGTATTGAAAAGGGTTTCCGTGAAGCCATGTCTTGCACTGACAAGCCTACTTTGATTAACCTCAAGACCACCATTGGTTACGGTTCTGAACTTCAAGGTACTCACAGTGTTCACGGCAGTCCTCTTAAGCCTGAAGACTGTGTTCATGTCAAGAAACTCTTTGGTTTCGACCCCACCAAGACTTTCCAAGTTCCTCCCGAGGTTTATGCCTACTACAAGGAGCGTGTCGCCATCGCTTCCTCTGCTGAAGAAGAgtacaaaaaaatgtatgCTTCTTACAAGCAATCTTACCCTGATCTTTCCAATCAGCTTGAGCGTATCTTGAGCCGTAAATTCCCCGAGGGTTGGGAGAAGCATCTTCCTGTTTACAAGCCCGGTGACAAAGCTGTCGCTACTCGTAAGCTTTCAGAAATTGTTCTCGATGCTCTTTGCCCTGTCTTGCCTGAACTTGTTGGTGGTTCCGCTGATTTAACTCCTTCTAACTTGACTCGTTGGGAAGGCGCTGCTGATTTCCAACCTCCTTCTAGCAAGCTCGGTACCTATGCCGGTCGTTACATTCGTTACGGTATTCGTGAGCATGGTATGGCTGGTATCATGAACGGTTTGGCCGTCTATGGTCCTATCATCCCTTACGGTGGTACTTTCTTGAACTTTGTTTCTTATGCTGCCGGTGCCGTTCGTATGGCTGCCTTGAACAACAGCCGTGTCATTTATGTTGCTACCCATGATTCTATTGGTTTGGGTGAGGACGGTCCTACCCATCAACCTATTGAGACTTTTGCTCATTTCCGTGCTATGCCCAACATTAACTGCTGGCGTCCCGCTGACGGTAATGAAACTTCCGCTGCTTACTACAGTGCTTTGACTAGTGATAGCACTCCTTCTATTTTGGCTTTGACTCGTCAAAACCTTCCTCAACTTGAGAACTCTactattgaaaatgctCTTAAGGGTGGTTATGTCATGTTGGAGAACAAGGAGGCCGATATTACTCTTGTCGGTACTGGTTCTGAAGTCTCTCTTTGCATTGACACTGTCAAGACCCTTGAGACCGAGTACAACTTGAAGGCTCGTGTCGTTTCATTGCCTTGCTGGGAAGTTTTCGAACAACAACCAGAAAGCTACCGTCTTTCTGTCATTCCTGACGGTATTCCTGCTATGTCCGTCGAGGTTTGGGCTACCAATGGTTGGAGACGTTACGTTCACGAGGCCTTTGGTATGCACACTTTTGGTGACTCTGGCCCTGCTCCCAAATTATACGAGAAATTCCATTTCACCACCTCTGGTGTTGCTCAACGTGCCAAAAAGACTGTTGATGCTTACAAGGATATCCCTTATATTCGTTCCCCTGTCCGCCGTGCTTTCTAA
- the hmt2 gene encoding sulfide-quinone oxidoreductase yields the protein MLTLNSTIKSVTGSFQSASMLARFASTHHKVLVVGGGSAGISVAHQIYNKFSKYRFANDQGKDTSLKPGEIGIVDGAKYHYYQPGWTLTGAGLSSVAKTRRELASLVPADKFKLHPEFVKSLHPRENKIVTQSGQEISYDYLVMAAGIYTDFGRIKGLTEALDDPNTPVVTIYSEKYADAVYPWIEKTKSGNAIFTQPSGVLKCAGAPQKIMWMAEDYWRRHKVRSNIDVSFYTGMPTLFSVKRYSDALLRQNEQLHRNVKINYKDELVEVKGSERKAVFKNLNDGSLFERPFDLLHAVPSMRSHEFIAKSDLADKSGFVAVDQSTTQSTKFPNVFAIGDCSGLPTSKTYAAITAQAPVMVHNLWSFVNGKNLTASYNGYTSCPLLTGYGKLILAEFLYKQEPKESFGRFSRFLDQTVPRRMFYHLKKDFFPFVYWNFAVRNGKWYGSRGLIPPHFPVN from the coding sequence ATGTTGACCTTAAACTCAACAATCAAGTCGGTCACCGGCTCATTTCAGTCCGCTTCCATGTTGGCTCGATTCGCCTCTACCCATCACAAGGTTTTAGTAGTTGGTGGTGGATCCGCTGGTATATCCGTCGCCCATCAAATTTACAACAAGTTTTCTAAATACCGCTTTGCCAATGACCAAGGCAAAGATACATCCCTCAAACCCGGTGAAATTGGTATTGTGGATGGTGCCAAGTATCATTATTACCAACCTGGTTGGACTTTGACTGGTGCTGGATTGAGTTCTGTTGCTAAGACCAGACGAGAATTGGCTAGCCTGGTTCCTGCTGACAAATTTAAACTCCATCCTGAATTTGTTAAATCCTTACATCCTCgtgaaaacaaaatagtTACTCAAAGTGGTCAAGAAATTAGCTATGATTATTTGGTTATGGCAGCTGGTATTTATACTGACTTTGGCAGAATCAAGGGTTTAACTGAGGCTTTGGATGACCCCAACACCCCTGTAGTTACTATCTATTCAGAAAAATATGCTGACGCTGTTTATCCTTGGATTGAAAAAACCAAGTCTGGAAATGCCATTTTTACTCAACCCAGCGGTGTCTTGAAGTGTGCCGGCGCTCCACAAAAGATTATGTGGATGGCTGAAGATTATTGGCGTCGTCATAAAGTTCGTTCCAATATTGATGTATCCTTCTACACTGGTATGCCTACTCTTTTCTCGGTTAAGCGCTATTCTGATGCCCTTCTTCGCCAAAATGAGCAATTACATCGCAATGTCAAGATTAATTATAAAGATGAGCTTGTTGAAGTTAAGGGATCTGAACGTAAAGCCGTATTTAAGAATTTAAACGATGGCTCTCTCTTCGAGCGTCCTTTTGATCTTTTGCATGCCGTCCCCTCTATGCGTTCTCATGAGTTTATCGCAAAGAGTGATTTGGCTGATAAATCTGGTTTTGTTGCTGTTGATCAATCTACTACACAATCGACCAAGTTCCCCAATGTTTTCGCTATCGGTGATTGCAGTGGTTTGCCAACTAGTAAGACTTACGCTGCCATTACTGCACAAGCTCCTGTTATGGTCCACAATCTTTGGAGTTTCGTTAATGGAAAGAATTTAACTGCATCATACAATGGTTACACTTCATGCCCGCTACTCACTGGCTATGGTAAGCTTATCTTGGCCGAATTCTTGTACAAACAAGAACCTAAAGAATCTTTCGGTCGCTTTTCTCGTTTCCTTGACCAAACTGTACCTCGTCGCATGTTTTATCACCTTAAGAAGGActtctttccttttgtttactgGAATTTCGCCGTCCGCAATGGTAAGTGGTATGGCAGCAGAGGTTTGATTCCTCCTCACTTTCCTGTTAATTAA